The genomic DNA CTTCACTGACTGGGAGCTGCCGGCCGACGACGTGCGCCACGAGCGGTTCTCGCGCGCGGACACCGCCGCCGCCTTCCGCCGGCTGCCGGAACTGGCATTCCTCGCCGAGCGGCGCACGATGCCGCAGGCCGCGCTACGCTTCACCCTCGACCACCCGGGCACGAGTTGCGTGATCGCCGGCGCCAAGACGGTGGCACAGATCGAAGAGAACGCCGCCGCGGCGGACGTGCCCCCTCTCACCGCCGCCGAGTTGCGGCGCGCGCTGCCGCTGGTGGAGGGGTTGACCGTACCCAACTGGGCCGGGAACTGAAGCGATGGCACGCGCGACCGGCGCAGGCACGTTCGGCGTCGCCGTCAAGGCCGCGATCGTGCGTGGGCCGCGGCTGCTGGTGCTCTACAAGACGCCCGATGAGGCCCGCTCCGGTCCTGATCCCGATGTCAGGCTCGATCTACCCGGCGGCCGGATCGAGTTCGGCGAGTCGCCGGCCGCGGCCCTGCGGCGCGAGGTCGCCGAGGAGACGTGGTTGCGGATCGAGCCGGTTGGCCCGCTCCACGTCTGGCACTACGTGAAGGAACGATTCCAGCTCGTGGGGATCGACTACCTGTGCGAGTACCGGTCCGGCGAGGTGATGTTGAGCGATGAGCACGTCGGATTCCGGTGGCTCACCGAGGAAGAACTCCGCCGACTCCACCCGGAGGAGCGACGGCAGTTCGCCGCAGCCTTCCGGTGCGGCCTCCGCCGGAATCTGTCTATTAATACATCTAATTTGATTTAGAATGACTAATCCTCCTCAGAATACATCAATAAAGATTTCTAAATAAGCCACACCGGTTGACGTCCCCGTCTCCTTTGATCATCTTATAAGAAGAAATAGATGATTCCTTAAGGCCGATAATTGCCTGAAACGAATCGGAGTCTTTATGTTATGAGGATTTCCCCCCACACCACCGACAGCGCGGCGATGCAGGAGTTGGGCACCCGAATTGCCCGCCATCGCCTGAACCGCAATCTCACCCAGGCAACGCTCGCCGCCGAGGCGGGGGTGTCGGTGCCCACCGTGCAGCGCCTGGAGCAGGGCAAGTCGTGTCAGGCCTCCAGCCTGATCCGGATCCTGCGCGCCCTCAAGTTCCTGGAACATCTCGACGGCCTCGTCCCCGAGCCACCGGCGAGCCCGATGCAGCAGCTCAGAATGAGCGGCAAGCTGCGCCGCCGAGCGTCCTCACCGGGCGCCACTCACATCCGTGAGCGCCTCGCGGCCTGGACCTGGGGCGATGAGCCATGACGGTGGCCGAAGCGCGAATGTGGGGTACCACGATCGGCGCCGTGACCTGGGATGACGAACGTGGTTGCGCCGCCTTCGAGTATGCGCCGGCCTTCCTGCCGAGTGGCCGGCAGGTTGCCCCGCTCACGATGCCGCTGGCCGCCGGCATCTACTCCTTCCCCGCACTGGCGCGGGAGACGTTCCACGGACTTCCTGGACTCCTTGCCGACTCGCTCCCCGATCGCTTCGGCAACGCACTCATCGACGCCTGGCTGACCGCACAGGGTCGTCGTCCGGGCGACTTCAGTCCGGTGGAACGGCTCTGTTACGTCGGCGAGCGCGGCATGGGCGCCCTGGAGTTCGTACCCGCCACCGGCCCCGACCATCGACAGTCCGCGGTGGAGGTGGCGGCACTCGTCGACCTGGCCGGTGAGATACTCACGAACCGGAGCAATCTCGCCGGCTCGTTCACCGCGCCCCGGCGGCAGCAGGCGCTGCAGAGCATCCTCCGGGTGGGCACTTCCGCCGGCGGCGCCCGCGCCAAGGCGGTCATCGCATGGAATCCCGCCACCGGCGAGGTGCGTTCCGGGCAGGTCTCCGCCGGCGACGGGTTTTCCTACTGGCTGCTGAAGTTCGACGGCGTAGCCGGGAACCGCGACCGCGAGCTCGAGGATCCGCGAGGCTACGGACTGATCGAATACGCCTACCACCTGATGGCTCGGGCCGCCGGCATCACCATGGCCGATTGCCGAATCCTGAGCGAAGGCGGGCGCAATCACTTCATGACCAGGCGCTTCGACCGAACCGCGGCAGGCGACAAGATTCACCTGCTGTCGCTCGGCGCGATGGCGCACTACGACTTCAACCAGGCCGGCGCCCACTCCTACGAGCAGGCGCTCCGCGTGATCGAACAACTGGAGATTGGCAAGGAGGCAGTGGAGGAGCAGTTCCGCCGCATGGCGTTCAACGTGGTCGCTCGCAACCAGGACGACCACGTCAAGAACATCGCGTTCCTGATGGATCGGTCGGGGCGCTGGTCGCTCGCACCCGCATTCGACGT from Spirochaetaceae bacterium includes the following:
- a CDS encoding type II toxin-antitoxin system HipA family toxin; this encodes MAEARMWGTTIGAVTWDDERGCAAFEYAPAFLPSGRQVAPLTMPLAAGIYSFPALARETFHGLPGLLADSLPDRFGNALIDAWLTAQGRRPGDFSPVERLCYVGERGMGALEFVPATGPDHRQSAVEVAALVDLAGEILTNRSNLAGSFTAPRRQQALQSILRVGTSAGGARAKAVIAWNPATGEVRSGQVSAGDGFSYWLLKFDGVAGNRDRELEDPRGYGLIEYAYHLMARAAGITMADCRILSEGGRNHFMTRRFDRTAAGDKIHLLSLGAMAHYDFNQAGAHSYEQALRVIEQLEIGKEAVEEQFRRMAFNVVARNQDDHVKNIAFLMDRSGRWSLAPAFDVTYSYNPSGPWTGVHQMSLNGKRDGFAGDDFVACARNAAMKRGRASDILGQVGEAVRRWPEFAGQAGVPGAVAANIAAVHRLDVVG
- a CDS encoding helix-turn-helix transcriptional regulator — its product is MRISPHTTDSAAMQELGTRIARHRLNRNLTQATLAAEAGVSVPTVQRLEQGKSCQASSLIRILRALKFLEHLDGLVPEPPASPMQQLRMSGKLRRRASSPGATHIRERLAAWTWGDEP
- a CDS encoding NUDIX domain-containing protein, translated to MARATGAGTFGVAVKAAIVRGPRLLVLYKTPDEARSGPDPDVRLDLPGGRIEFGESPAAALRREVAEETWLRIEPVGPLHVWHYVKERFQLVGIDYLCEYRSGEVMLSDEHVGFRWLTEEELRRLHPEERRQFAAAFRCGLRRNLSINTSNLI